The Luteolibacter flavescens genomic sequence CTACTACCGTGACATCTATCACGCCTCCGATGCCCCGGAAATCGCCCGCCTCTATAGCGTGAAGCTCGAGCAGGTCGAGTTCACGCCGTTCGATGGCACGGTGGGGCCGGTGGCCTGAGGGATCCTTACTTTGCGGCAGCCGGCTCGGCGACGTCGCCGCCGAAGAAGCCCTTGATGTAGCCGTATTCCATCATCGTGTCCTGCCATGCGGCGAGCAGGGCGGGGTTCTGGAAGATGCGCACGGCACGGGCCATTTCGCCCTCGGCGTCCACTTCCCGGCCCTCGGAGAAGGCAATCGCCGCGTCTGCGAAATACGGATATGGGGAATCATCGAGGTAATCGTATTTCTTCGACATCGAGACCGCCTCGGCCTTCTTGTCGAGCTTCAGCTTGCAAAGCAGGAGCTTGAACTCGACCAAGCGGGCGACTTGCAGGTCCTCCTGACCGGAAGCCTTCGAAACGAGGGTCAGCACCTTCTCCAGATTCTTTTCGGCGGATTCCCAGTTCTTGGTGACGAAGTCCAGCTCGGCAATGTTGAAGACGATGCTGGATTCGTTCGGAGCGAGCCTGTCCGCCTCCTTGAAGTGCTCCATCGCCTTGTCGAAGTTGCGGAACTCGACCTGGCAGGCACCCAGGATGTTATGGATTTCCGGCCGGTCCTTGAAGATCTTGGACGCCTCTTCTGCCTTCACGATGGCTTCGAAAACCCGCTTCTGGTTGAAAAGCTTCTGGGCTTCGGCCAGAGCGATCTCGAATTTCTCGCGATCCTCTTTCGGAAGATTGGAGAATTCTACCATGAAGGCTGGGACCTCTTTTTTCGTGGGTGCCTGGGCCTCTTGACCATTCACGGCGGCAAGCGGGACGAGGCAGCAAAGGAAAGTCGCGATGGATTTCATGGCAGGGGAATTCTTAGCCGCAAGCTAGGCAGTGGCGGATGACCGTGCAAGCCGGGGTTTTTCAGCGGGCGTAAAGTCCCCGCTCCCTGATGTAGCGCGCGACTTCCGCATCCAGCCATGGCAGCTCTTCTCGTCCATCTGCCGCAGCTTCGCGGATCGCCGTAGCAGAGGCGGGGTGCGTTCCGGTCAGGAAATGCATCGTCCATCCGGGGTGAGGGGCCGGCTCGCCATCGCGGGCGAAGACGATGAACTCCACCAGCCCGGCAAGTCTCTCCGGTTCCTTCCAGCGCGGCAGGGCCCGCCATTGGTCTGCCCCCATCAGCCAGAAGAGACGGGCATCGGGGAAGCGGCGGGTCATTTCCTCCGCGGTCTCATACGAGTAGGAGGGCGGGGGACGGCTCAGGTCGAAGTCATCGACCACGGCCCACGGCAGGTCGCGGGTTGCGAGGCGGGCCATTTCCAGCCGGTCTCCCGCGGGCGCGCTGGTCAAGCCCAGCTTGTGCGGGGAGGTATGGCAGGGGAAAAAGCGGACCTGATCCAGATCCAGCAGTTCCTTTGCCCGCAAGGCGATCTCGACATGCCCCTGATGGATCGGGTCGAAGGTGCCGCCGAAAAGCGCGATGCGGCGCGGCGTGCTCATGCCATGCCGCGCTTTTTCATGTGATCCCGGTAGGCCGCCGGGGGCATGCCCACCATGCTGCGGAATTGCCGGGTGAGCGCGGTCTGGTCGCCATAGCCGCACTCCAGTGCGACGTCGGCGATGGCCATCGGCGTTTCCGCCAGCAGCTTGGCCGCGTGGCCGATGCGGGCCTTTCTCACGAACTGCGTGGTGCTGAGTTGGAAGACGCGGCGCATCCGCCTCTCAAGCTGGGTCGGCGTGAGCTTCGCGATCGCCGCAAGCTCCGCAGCCCGGAGCGGGTCGTCCAGATGGTCGCGCACGTGCTCGACTACCTTGGCGATGCCCGCCAGCTCGGCGTCACCCTCGCGGGGAGCCCGCAGGTCGCGGGAAACGGAGGCCAGGCCGATGATCTTTCCATCGCGGTCGTGCAGCGGCACCTTGGTCGCGAGATACCAACCCTGGCTGCCGTCGCGGTTCAGGGAAAGCTCCAGTTGGTCAACGATTTCGCGTCCACCTTCCAGCACCTCCTCGTCCTGCTCGCGATAGACCTCGGCCAGCGCACGAGGGAAGAAGTCCTCGGCACGCCGCCCGATCAGCCGCCGTGCGTCCTTGATGCCGGTGCGGTCGGCGAATCCCTGGTTGAGTGCCCGGTAGCAGCGGTCGGTGTCCTTCAGGCAAAACATCACGTCGGGCAGGACGGCAAACAACCGCTCGCAAAAACGCGGTGAGTCCACTTTCCCGATGAAGCCTGTGTCGATCGCCATGTCCGCGGATTAAAACCTGCCTTCCCCGGCAAGCAAGGGGGATCAGGCCCGGAAATGGGAAGCCCCCGGACACTAGAGGGGGGAACCGTTCCAGTGTCCGGGGGCCGTGGTCCCAGTTGCCTGGGGGCTGTGCAACTATCCCTTACGGGGAGCAACCTGTCCGATTTCCCCCCTATTGGCCAGCACGGAATCGTCACCTACGAAAAATTCCTAATGAGAGCCGACCTCAGTTCCGTTTTGCACGGTTCTGATAATCTGTTAGTTGCCGGGAAATGGGTCCGCGCTCAGGCGGATCTGAATTTCCTCTACGGGGATCGCGGGCTTCGGTGGCGGATCGGCGCGTCGGATCACTGCCAAGCCTAGGGCCGTGAGACTGGTGAGCACCAGCAAGGCCGATAGCGCGGCCCGCGAACCTTTCGGCACCTTGGAAAACATGCGCTTCACCCGCGCCTCCAGCCCGCTTTCGTGAGCCATCGCGAGCGTGGTGGCAGGTGAACGTGTGGAGGCCGCGAGATCGCAGAGGACATTCGCGTAACGCTCCGGCCCCATGCCGTCTGCCAGCACTTCCTCATCGCAGGCAAATTCGCACTGGTCGGCGAGGCGGCGGGCCATCCACCACACCAGCGGATTGAACCAATGGAGTGTGCAGGCCACGGCGCCGATCGCCCGAAGTAGGGGATCGCGTCGCCGGTGATGCTTGATTTCGTGCGCGAGCACCGCGTCGCGGGTCTCCTGTGGCCACTCGCGCCACGCCGCGGGGACGAAGACGACGGGCTTGAAAATCCCGGCTGCGACTGGTCCCGAGATGCCTTCCAGCAGCCGGATATCGACAAGCGCTTCCCCGGCCTCGCGCACCTCGATTCTCTCCGAGTTCTTCCGCCAGCGATGCAGCGCCACGAGGGCTGCGAACAATCGTGTGGAGAAGAGCAGCACGCCTGTGCCCCATATCCACGGCAGCCATGAGATCAGGTCCGGGGCATCGCTCCGGGTGCCGTCGGCAGGGGGCAGCACCCGCCACTCCGGCAGGAAAAAGAGCAGGGGAAACACCGCCAGCAGACCCAGCGCCATCAATGTGAGCCGCGGATCACGCGCCTCATCCCGCCGCCCGGCGAACCACACGACTGCGGCGGAGATCAGCGAAAAGGCGATGGCGGTGGGGAGCATGGCGGGTCAGTCCTTCTTGTCGATGAGGGTGCGGATCCGCTCGATTTCCTCGGTGCTGAGCTGCTGGTCCTTCGGATCGAGCAGCGCCGCCACCAGCTTCTCCGGCTTGCCGTCGAAGAAGGTGGAGAGCAGTTGCTTCAGCGCCGAGCGCTTTGCCTTCTTCTCCGGCACCGCGGGGCGGTAGATGTAGCGGCGCGAGTCCTTGCGATACTCGACCAAGCCCTTCTCCATCATCGTGGCCAGCAGCGCCCGCACGGCCGAGTAGGTCGGCGGCTCCGGCATGTCTTCCATCACCTCCTGCGCCGTGGCTTCACCGCGGCGATAGAGAATGTCCATGACCTGCCGCTCCCGCTTTGCCAGACTTTCCGCATTGCTCATGACAGGGTCATACGATCCTGCTGGAAAAGCTGCAATTTAAATGTTGAAAAAACAGCACAAAGGAATTGACCGCGGAATCCCGAAGTGCTGTTTTTCCAGCACCATGAAATGGAACGCTAAGTCGATGTGGTCCCGTCTGCGGGCCGGTGGTTTCTTCTTCACCCCCACGCTGGCAGCGCTGTGGTTATCCGCATGTGCGCCTCAAGCACCATATGGTCCGCCGGGTAGATCAAATCAGGACTTCATCGGAGCTTTGCCGAATGTGACCATTCCCGACATTCCGGCAGAACCTTCCACTGACGTCTCGAACATCGTGACCGCGGGCAATCGAAGCGGTCTGGGTGCGGTCAACCGCAACAGCATCGATGCCATCCTGAACGACCCCAAGCCAGCCGCCACGCGCGAATCAAAGCCGAGGCAAAAGGCCGCCGAAGAGCGTCCCGGTCTCGCCACCGCCTTCGGGGATTCCGTGGTCTCCCCGTGGTATAACAAGTCATTCACCCGCGAGTCCTCGAAGCCGGACGGCACCGGTGTCGTCTTCTACAACAATCGCGAGGGCATCGATGCAATGACCGGCTCAAAGTGGAAGATGAGCCCGCTCGAGACCGCCGCCGGCGAAAAGCTGGAGTGGGGGATCAAAGGTGGCTTCCGCTATCTGCCCACCTATAAGACGTGGACCAGCGACCAACGGCGCTTCGTGGTCGGCAAAAACGATGGCCACTACTCCATCGTCCTCAAAAACCGCTGCAAGAGCCGCCTCGAGGTCGTGCTCAGCGTGGACGGCCTCGATGTGATGGACGGCAAGAAAGCTTCCTTCGCCAAGCGCGGCTACATCATCGATCCGAATGAAACGCTGGAGGTGAAGGGCTGGCGCACCAGTCCCGAGACGGTCGCTCGTTTCCGCTTCTCCACCGTCGCGGGTTCCTATGCGAATCTCGCGCATGGCGATCACCGGAATGTCGGTGTTATCGGCCTGGCCGTCTTCACGGAAAAGGGCGTCGATCCTTGGACCTGGATGCCGCAGGAAGTGAATGACCGCCTCAACGCCCGGCCCTTCACGAAGGCACCCTGATTTCCCGGTAACCGCGGCGGCGTCCATGCC encodes the following:
- a CDS encoding BlaI/MecI/CopY family transcriptional regulator, producing MSNAESLAKRERQVMDILYRRGEATAQEVMEDMPEPPTYSAVRALLATMMEKGLVEYRKDSRRYIYRPAVPEKKAKRSALKQLLSTFFDGKPEKLVAALLDPKDQQLSTEEIERIRTLIDKKD
- the nadD gene encoding nicotinate (nicotinamide) nucleotide adenylyltransferase, which translates into the protein MSTPRRIALFGGTFDPIHQGHVEIALRAKELLDLDQVRFFPCHTSPHKLGLTSAPAGDRLEMARLATRDLPWAVVDDFDLSRPPPSYSYETAEEMTRRFPDARLFWLMGADQWRALPRWKEPERLAGLVEFIVFARDGEPAPHPGWTMHFLTGTHPASATAIREAAADGREELPWLDAEVARYIRERGLYAR
- a CDS encoding tetratricopeptide repeat protein, with protein sequence MKSIATFLCCLVPLAAVNGQEAQAPTKKEVPAFMVEFSNLPKEDREKFEIALAEAQKLFNQKRVFEAIVKAEEASKIFKDRPEIHNILGACQVEFRNFDKAMEHFKEADRLAPNESSIVFNIAELDFVTKNWESAEKNLEKVLTLVSKASGQEDLQVARLVEFKLLLCKLKLDKKAEAVSMSKKYDYLDDSPYPYFADAAIAFSEGREVDAEGEMARAVRIFQNPALLAAWQDTMMEYGYIKGFFGGDVAEPAAAK
- a CDS encoding M56 family metallopeptidase; the protein is MLPTAIAFSLISAAVVWFAGRRDEARDPRLTLMALGLLAVFPLLFFLPEWRVLPPADGTRSDAPDLISWLPWIWGTGVLLFSTRLFAALVALHRWRKNSERIEVREAGEALVDIRLLEGISGPVAAGIFKPVVFVPAAWREWPQETRDAVLAHEIKHHRRRDPLLRAIGAVACTLHWFNPLVWWMARRLADQCEFACDEEVLADGMGPERYANVLCDLAASTRSPATTLAMAHESGLEARVKRMFSKVPKGSRAALSALLVLTSLTALGLAVIRRADPPPKPAIPVEEIQIRLSADPFPGN
- a CDS encoding AraC family transcriptional regulator; this translates as MAIDTGFIGKVDSPRFCERLFAVLPDVMFCLKDTDRCYRALNQGFADRTGIKDARRLIGRRAEDFFPRALAEVYREQDEEVLEGGREIVDQLELSLNRDGSQGWYLATKVPLHDRDGKIIGLASVSRDLRAPREGDAELAGIAKVVEHVRDHLDDPLRAAELAAIAKLTPTQLERRMRRVFQLSTTQFVRKARIGHAAKLLAETPMAIADVALECGYGDQTALTRQFRSMVGMPPAAYRDHMKKRGMA